A part of Bacillus rossius redtenbacheri isolate Brsri chromosome 1, Brsri_v3, whole genome shotgun sequence genomic DNA contains:
- the LOC134528319 gene encoding probable 18S rRNA (guanine-N(7))-methyltransferase gives MSRPEHQAPPELFYNESEARKYSENTRMVEIQLQMSERALELLALPPGPCLVLDLGCGSGLSGHVLEEAGHLWVGVDIAPAMLGVAVERGAEGDLLLGDLGHGVPFRAGAFDAALSVSALQWLCNADRKSHNPVKRLYKFFSTLYASLSRTARAVFQFYPENNEQVELITAQAMRAGFFGGVVVDFPNSTKAKKFFLVLMTGESASALPSGLGEAEQQAGRHQVQFARKAGGRGDPLRGTRGRLAKKSKAWIRQKKQRWARQGKETRPDSKYTGRHRSGRF, from the exons TTCTACAATGAAAGTGAAGCAAGGAAATATTCAGAAAA CACGCGGATGGTGGAGATCCAGCTGCAGATGTCGGAGCGCGCGCTGGAGCTGCTGGCTCTGCCCCCGGGCCCCTGCCTCGTCCTGGACCTGGGCTGCGGCTCTGGGCTCAGCGGCCACGTGCTGGAGGAGGCCGGCCACCTGTGGGTGGGCGTCGACATCGCTCCGGCCATGCTAG GGGTGGCCGTGGAGCGAGGCGCGGAGGGGGACCTGCTCCTGGGCGACCTGGGCCACGGCGTGCCGTTCCGGGCCGGGGCGTTCGACGCCGCGCTCAGCGTCAGCGCGCTGCAGTGGCTCTGCAACGCCGACCGCAAGTCCCACAACCCCGTCAAGCGGCTCTACAAGTTCTTCAGCACGCTCTACGCCAGCCTG AGCCGAACCGCCAGGGCAGTGTTCCAGTTCTACCCGGAGAACAACGAGCAGGTGGAGCTGATCACGGCCCAGGCGATGCGGGCGGGCTTCTTCGGCGGGGTGGTGGTGGACTTCCCCAACAGCACCAAGGCCAAGAAGTTCTTCCTGGTGCTGATGACAGGGGAGAGCGCGTCGGCGCTGCCGTCCGGCCTGGGCGAGGCGGAGCAGCAGGCGGGCCGGCATCAGGTCCAGTTCGCGAGGAAGGCGGGCGGCAGGGGCGACCCCCTGCGGGGCACCAGGGGCAGGCTCGCCAAGAAGAGCAAGGCGTGGATCAGGCAGAAGAAGCAGCGGTGGGCACGGCAGGGCAAGGAGACGAGGCCCGACTCCAAGTACACCGGGCGGCACAGGAGCGGGAGGTTCTGA